A region from the Terriglobales bacterium genome encodes:
- a CDS encoding IS5/IS1182 family transposase yields IERLFAWLHNYRRVVTRWEYHAANFLGMVQLACVLVLLRHL; encoded by the coding sequence CATCGAGCGTTTGTTCGCCTGGTTGCATAACTATCGCCGCGTGGTCACCCGCTGGGAGTACCACGCGGCCAACTTCCTCGGCATGGTTCAGCTCGCGTGCGTTCTGGTCCTGCTGAGACATTTA